In a genomic window of Temperatibacter marinus:
- the metK gene encoding methionine adenosyltransferase, producing the protein MSEYLFTSESVSEGHPDKVADRVSDAIVDLYFSKDPQSRVAVETLVTTNRIVLAGEVRCAHDVTHDEIENAARAAVKSIGYEQDGFHWETAVLHNYIHAQSADIAMGVDNSADKQGEEGAGDQGIMFGYACNETEHLMPAPIAYSHEILEKLAAVRHGGDRRLEPDSKSQVTLKYKDGYPVGATSVVVSTQHAEGVTQAELKALVKDIVTEVLPEGWMPSDDELYVNPTGQFIIGGPDGDTGLTGRKIIVDTYGGAAPHGGGAFSGKDPTKVDRSAAYAARYLAKNVVAAGIADNCTIQLSYAIGVAKPLSVYVDLWGKVKVDSAKVSKALQELMDLSPTGIRTHLGLNKPIYERTAAYGHFGRLPDADGGFSWEKTDLTTALKAKLSL; encoded by the coding sequence ATGAGCGAATATCTTTTTACAAGTGAATCTGTTTCTGAAGGACACCCTGACAAGGTTGCGGATCGTGTTTCGGATGCAATTGTTGACTTATATTTTTCTAAAGACCCTCAGTCTCGTGTGGCTGTAGAAACACTTGTGACGACCAATCGAATTGTCTTGGCTGGTGAAGTCCGCTGTGCGCATGATGTCACCCATGATGAGATAGAAAATGCTGCTCGTGCTGCAGTGAAGTCTATTGGGTACGAGCAAGATGGTTTCCACTGGGAAACAGCAGTGCTCCATAACTATATCCATGCTCAATCCGCAGATATTGCCATGGGTGTTGATAATTCTGCAGATAAGCAAGGAGAAGAAGGCGCTGGCGACCAGGGTATTATGTTTGGCTATGCTTGTAATGAAACAGAGCATCTCATGCCTGCGCCCATTGCTTACAGTCACGAAATCTTGGAAAAGCTTGCAGCTGTTCGCCACGGCGGCGATAGACGGTTGGAACCTGATAGTAAGTCACAGGTTACATTGAAATATAAAGATGGATACCCTGTTGGTGCAACGTCCGTGGTTGTTTCTACACAGCATGCTGAAGGGGTTACCCAGGCTGAACTTAAGGCATTGGTGAAAGATATTGTAACTGAGGTTCTACCTGAAGGGTGGATGCCATCTGATGATGAGCTTTATGTTAATCCAACAGGTCAGTTTATTATTGGGGGTCCTGATGGAGATACAGGCCTAACGGGTCGCAAAATTATTGTCGATACATACGGCGGGGCTGCACCTCACGGGGGCGGCGCCTTCTCAGGGAAAGATCCGACAAAGGTAGATCGATCAGCAGCATATGCAGCGCGGTATTTAGCAAAGAATGTTGTCGCTGCAGGTATTGCTGATAACTGTACCATTCAGTTATCATATGCCATTGGTGTTGCTAAACCTCTCTCTGTGTATGTGGATTTGTGGGGCAAGGTAAAAGTTGATTCTGCAAAAGTGTCAAAGGCCTTGCAAGAACTTATGGACTTAAGTCCAACCGGCATTCGAACTCATCTTGGATTGAATAAACCGATTTATGAGAGGACAGCAGCGTATGGCCATTTTGGCCGATTGCCGGATGCTGACGGTGGATTTTCTTGGGAAAAGACAGACCTAACAACCGCGCTGAAGGCTAAACTTAGTCTCTAA
- a CDS encoding PAS domain-containing sensor histidine kinase, with translation MPLEQTIYVVGLIAIVLLAALFIVFYRLYKDKIQVTLLETQLDLFDRWLNTRSRQPLWVYEDGSLDYSKKALDLLNISTAPAHFSDLQNVFPHKIYAEIDLFIQSPSRGGTLTGFIFEREGNGTLSVTIDHIDKSPSGMPSYVVWLEKNPKRVTGAGDDLHEVKALKTQLDLTSGVLNTLSVPVWIWETSGTVLYVNNAYLKAVDGKSLDDVLSRKISLIEQKEPHRRDRIYRNVVENKRTTQERQYAIVEGQRRAYMVIHKSAPDQKSILSIAIDITAEEDALSELNRVLESQSVTLNRLASPVAIFGPDQRLTFYNQSFQRLTGVEETVLAERISHNDLLEEMRALRRLPEQVDFKQWKDNVLKQYVGLLEPVEETWHMPVGSTYRVLTQPHPLGGLLLLFEDMTDKLALEQSVHTLTAVQSQTLENLQEAVALFGSDGSLKLYNHGIVDLWNLQDLEGQVGTLVGMHVQQISDAALSALGLHSELEGVQSRILQANLDLFTQLSGWISQRDQRRENWRAPNDRIMEYSVVPLPDGSSLLTLTDITDSFNIQLALRERSQALETTARMKSDFIANMAYELRTPLNSIIGFSDLLIQGLYGSLKDQQIDTLGSVREAADGLNHLITNVLNIAVIDSGEAELAIEDVDLIEVFSLVEDMTLDQLRRRKSQMLWSVAEDVPTLELDGTRIKQMLYSLVSSIGNISKPKATISLSATLVDSESIQVSASIVRTLVDPYDLDSLRRTIDQERTVALQSAGSLDMTLVRSIVSIHNGYVTMHENQNENIEIQLTFPIKFIQ, from the coding sequence ATGCCATTGGAACAGACCATTTATGTAGTAGGCCTTATAGCCATTGTCTTACTTGCGGCTCTTTTTATTGTTTTTTATCGCCTCTATAAAGATAAAATACAGGTTACTCTTTTAGAAACCCAGCTTGATTTATTTGATCGATGGCTTAATACACGCTCCCGACAACCTCTATGGGTCTATGAAGATGGCTCACTAGACTATAGCAAAAAAGCTCTCGACCTATTGAATATATCGACAGCACCAGCTCATTTTTCCGATTTACAAAATGTCTTCCCTCATAAAATCTACGCAGAAATTGATCTGTTTATTCAAAGTCCTTCTAGAGGAGGGACACTCACAGGTTTTATCTTCGAGCGAGAGGGGAATGGCACTCTTTCAGTGACAATTGATCATATTGATAAAAGTCCAAGTGGCATGCCGTCCTATGTGGTGTGGCTTGAGAAAAACCCAAAAAGAGTAACAGGTGCAGGGGATGATCTTCACGAAGTGAAAGCCCTAAAGACGCAGTTGGATTTAACAAGCGGCGTCCTCAATACTTTATCTGTACCTGTATGGATATGGGAAACATCTGGGACAGTCCTATATGTGAATAATGCTTATTTAAAAGCTGTGGACGGCAAAAGCTTGGACGATGTTCTCTCACGTAAGATCAGTTTGATTGAACAAAAAGAGCCTCATCGCCGTGACCGCATTTATAGAAATGTGGTTGAGAATAAAAGGACAACACAAGAGCGCCAATATGCCATTGTCGAAGGACAACGCCGTGCTTATATGGTGATTCACAAATCAGCACCGGATCAAAAGTCAATTCTTTCCATAGCCATTGATATCACAGCAGAGGAAGATGCACTTTCAGAATTAAACCGCGTTCTGGAATCGCAATCGGTCACTTTAAATAGGCTGGCAAGTCCCGTGGCCATTTTTGGGCCTGATCAGCGGCTGACATTTTATAATCAATCCTTTCAAAGACTAACAGGGGTTGAAGAAACTGTCCTGGCCGAACGGATCAGCCATAATGATTTACTCGAAGAAATGAGGGCATTACGTCGCTTGCCTGAACAAGTTGATTTTAAGCAGTGGAAAGACAATGTTCTCAAACAATATGTAGGGCTTCTCGAACCTGTAGAAGAGACTTGGCATATGCCCGTCGGTTCTACCTATAGAGTTCTTACCCAGCCGCATCCCCTCGGTGGTTTGCTGCTGTTATTTGAGGATATGACAGATAAGCTCGCGTTAGAGCAATCTGTTCATACTTTAACGGCTGTCCAAAGTCAGACATTAGAAAACCTGCAAGAAGCGGTCGCATTATTTGGATCTGACGGCTCTCTCAAGCTTTACAATCATGGCATTGTGGATTTATGGAATTTACAGGATTTGGAAGGGCAAGTCGGCACACTTGTGGGAATGCACGTCCAGCAAATTTCAGACGCCGCCCTTTCAGCCCTTGGCTTACATTCTGAGTTGGAGGGCGTTCAGTCTCGCATTTTACAGGCCAATTTAGACTTATTTACACAGCTTTCTGGCTGGATATCTCAACGAGATCAACGGCGAGAAAATTGGCGTGCTCCAAATGATCGGATTATGGAATATTCAGTTGTTCCGCTTCCCGATGGGTCCTCATTGTTGACACTGACGGATATAACAGACAGCTTCAATATACAATTGGCTCTGAGAGAACGGTCTCAAGCTCTTGAGACGACAGCCCGAATGAAATCTGACTTTATCGCCAATATGGCTTATGAACTGAGAACGCCGCTCAACAGCATTATTGGATTTTCTGATCTTCTAATTCAAGGGCTCTATGGTTCACTAAAAGATCAACAGATTGACACTTTAGGCAGTGTGAGAGAGGCTGCTGATGGACTGAATCATCTTATTACCAACGTCTTGAATATTGCTGTGATTGATTCAGGTGAAGCGGAATTAGCAATTGAAGACGTTGACCTCATAGAAGTTTTCTCTCTTGTTGAAGACATGACATTGGATCAACTGAGGCGGAGAAAGTCTCAGATGCTTTGGTCCGTTGCTGAAGATGTACCCACCCTTGAATTGGATGGGACTCGAATTAAACAAATGCTTTATAGTTTGGTGAGTTCAATTGGTAATATTTCAAAGCCAAAAGCAACGATTTCTCTTTCAGCAACATTGGTCGATTCTGAATCCATCCAAGTGAGTGCATCTATTGTTCGGACCTTAGTCGATCCCTATGATTTAGATTCATTACGGCGAACAATTGATCAAGAACGCACCGTGGCCCTTCAGAGTGCAGGAAGTTTGGATATGACGCTAGTTCGATCGATTGTTTCAATTCATAACGGATATGTTACAATGCATGAAAATCAAAATGAAAATATTGAAATTCAACTGACATTTCCCATAAAATTTATTCAATAA
- the tsaE gene encoding tRNA (adenosine(37)-N6)-threonylcarbamoyltransferase complex ATPase subunit type 1 TsaE: protein MSQLPIFSFQSYSEQETEAFAIQIGRLLRVGDIVALVGDLGAGKSVTARAIIRFLCEDDAMEVPSPTFTLVQEYQTDKMNIWHSDLYRIEESDEIYELGFEEALDHAALLVEWPDRLPAEFQEDCLVFTLKNDPKDKSRHISLYGNQQWQKRLEKRK from the coding sequence ATGTCTCAACTGCCCATTTTTTCTTTCCAGAGTTATAGTGAACAAGAGACCGAAGCTTTCGCCATACAGATTGGGCGTCTACTTCGTGTCGGCGATATCGTGGCTTTGGTTGGTGATTTAGGGGCAGGAAAAAGTGTGACAGCGCGAGCAATTATTCGATTTCTTTGTGAAGATGATGCCATGGAAGTGCCCAGCCCAACATTTACCCTCGTTCAAGAGTATCAGACAGATAAAATGAACATATGGCATTCAGATTTATATCGAATAGAAGAGAGCGATGAAATATATGAGCTTGGGTTTGAGGAAGCCTTAGACCATGCAGCTCTATTAGTGGAGTGGCCAGATCGATTGCCTGCCGAGTTCCAAGAAGACTGTCTTGTATTCACACTGAAGAATGATCCAAAAGATAAAAGCCGGCACATTTCCCTATACGGTAATCAGCAGTGGCAAAAACGCCTTGAAAAGAGAAAATAA
- a CDS encoding phosphotransferase — protein MTQRLREKRDQIIDDFLQQNGMSGWQRKVIAGDASFRRYERLKKGEQSLILMDAPPPIESVIAFLQVTDILQSCGSDKIITPKIIAKDEALGLLVLSDFGSDVLKKAVEGSPEREKRLYLKAISILSDLHKEDPAEALPEYDEALYHREVSLFADWYMPAIFGDYRGRDAFFKSLEPALKFLSQTPFQKKIVLRDYHAENLMVLEADHLGQLDYQDAVIGHPAYDLVSLTQDARRIVSPDLEEACLRQYLSNYTGNEQEFRTFYAILGAQRSLKIIGIFYRLFLRDQKEDYLPYISHVWQMVERNLQAPILKPLRDFLEQYIPQQRRKAVADSNMIRDKFPIGTNAMIMAAGKGTRMGELSHHTPKPLVQVNGISLLDRAMDHCFHAGVQRVVVNVHHLASQIETALENRPIGPQVLLSDEREALLETGGGVMKALPLLGKDPFYVINSDALWIDTGERQLLQQLAADFDESRMDICLAVMRVEEAPGYDGVGDLFFNEVSGEVELRGNAPSASHMFAGVRLMKATCFDGEEIGQWSMRRLFRKAEAKGRLFGSLYKGTWLHVGDPDARNEADNLLKKIEG, from the coding sequence ATGACACAGAGATTGCGGGAAAAACGGGATCAGATCATTGATGATTTTTTGCAACAAAATGGAATGTCGGGTTGGCAGCGTAAAGTCATCGCTGGGGATGCTTCATTTCGTCGTTATGAACGCCTTAAGAAGGGTGAGCAGTCTCTTATTCTAATGGATGCACCGCCGCCCATTGAATCCGTAATCGCTTTTCTTCAAGTTACAGATATACTGCAATCTTGCGGTTCTGATAAAATTATTACTCCTAAAATCATCGCAAAAGATGAAGCACTAGGCCTATTAGTTCTGTCAGATTTTGGGTCGGATGTTTTGAAAAAGGCCGTAGAAGGGTCACCGGAAAGAGAAAAGAGACTGTATTTGAAAGCAATTTCTATACTCTCAGATTTGCACAAAGAAGACCCCGCTGAAGCTCTCCCTGAGTATGACGAAGCCCTGTACCACCGAGAGGTTTCACTCTTTGCAGACTGGTATATGCCTGCAATATTTGGTGATTATAGAGGAAGAGACGCTTTTTTTAAATCTCTTGAACCAGCGTTGAAATTTCTTTCTCAAACCCCGTTTCAGAAGAAAATTGTCTTGAGAGACTATCATGCTGAAAACTTAATGGTTTTGGAGGCTGATCATTTGGGACAGCTGGACTATCAAGACGCCGTCATAGGACACCCTGCTTATGATTTGGTTTCCTTAACGCAAGATGCCCGGCGGATTGTTTCACCAGACTTAGAAGAAGCCTGCCTTCGTCAGTATTTATCAAATTATACAGGAAATGAGCAGGAATTCCGGACGTTTTATGCCATTCTTGGTGCACAGAGGTCTCTAAAAATTATAGGAATTTTTTACAGACTGTTTCTGAGAGACCAAAAAGAGGATTATTTGCCCTATATTTCTCATGTGTGGCAAATGGTGGAACGGAATTTACAGGCGCCCATCCTCAAGCCCTTGAGGGATTTTCTAGAGCAATATATCCCGCAACAGCGCAGAAAGGCAGTCGCTGATAGTAACATGATCAGAGATAAGTTTCCCATAGGGACCAACGCCATGATTATGGCTGCAGGGAAAGGAACACGGATGGGGGAGTTGTCCCATCATACTCCTAAACCTTTGGTTCAGGTGAATGGTATTTCATTATTGGATAGAGCCATGGACCATTGCTTTCATGCCGGCGTTCAAAGGGTGGTCGTCAATGTCCATCATTTGGCTAGTCAAATCGAAACAGCACTAGAAAATCGCCCGATTGGTCCACAGGTGTTACTGTCTGACGAACGAGAGGCTCTATTAGAGACAGGGGGCGGGGTGATGAAAGCTCTTCCTTTGTTAGGGAAAGATCCTTTTTATGTTATCAATAGCGATGCCCTCTGGATTGATACAGGAGAGAGACAGCTTCTGCAGCAATTGGCTGCTGATTTTGACGAGTCACGGATGGATATCTGTTTGGCTGTAATGCGTGTGGAAGAGGCACCTGGGTATGACGGCGTTGGAGATTTGTTTTTCAATGAAGTCAGCGGAGAAGTCGAGCTCAGAGGCAACGCACCTTCGGCCAGTCATATGTTTGCTGGTGTAAGACTGATGAAAGCAACCTGCTTCGACGGGGAAGAGATTGGGCAGTGGTCTATGCGACGTCTATTTAGAAAAGCCGAGGCCAAAGGGCGTTTGTTTGGTTCCTTATACAAGGGAACATGGCTTCATGTTGGCGATCCAGACGCCCGAAATGAAGCAGACAATCTTCTTAAAAAGATTGAAGGATAA
- the addB gene encoding double-strand break repair protein AddB — protein MFPSRPDIYTISPDLPFADTLAEGMIERFQTGHEFALSDCLILVPNRRAVRSVREAFIKVAGRKPILLPSIRAIGDVDEEEMEFLSSDIAFDIASIPPSIRAKERQSLLMVQVERWMKLNQRIDLAPAQSWRLAGELMRFMDQVETEGLSYEGLVDLVAEDFAKHWQITLDFLKIITNFWPAILEEAGQINPAARRDKLMKALIRSWDKKPPKGPVLVAGSTGTIPATRALIKAVLKLEKGWVILPGIDQDMSREAWQSLSAHPSHPQHVMHTLLDSLQLEREDVLEWQGTNDISLKCQLMRDVMLPSSALGEWQNSPWTRDKAQAQAASQGLSVLVCPTRREEATTIALIMRETLEIAGKTAALVTPDRLLATHVKSILKRWDIRVDDSAGDPATISQTGAFLQLFADLFAADFSPITLLAFLQHPFMSMEMLRSDYRQFVRHLDRYVLRGPRPTSGLVGLKKYAAQKTSDKRHPFPKKDYRSLTLFIELVEPIALAFDQGHRFADCLKEFIRVAEKLATSPDQEGADQLWRGDAGEALAIAISDMISECQSLPAYPAFEFAPLLKEMIKRETIRPKFGAHPRLSIWGTMEARLQRTDVMVLGSVNEGTWPAETQADPWMSREMRHLFGLPALDRKIGQSAHDFMQAICADTVYISRAEKVDGSPTVPSRWLLRLEALLGFLPEAKKPYLLWAEQLDQVGTYEPVQPPTPRPPVSARPRELSVTQVETWMRDPYTLYASKILGLSKLDSVDAKPSAADKGTLIHACLERFLKEKGAETGQAGVDRLLSIGREVFSAYLLMPSVYAFWWPRFEQIAGWFVAWQEERRGKINPVAIEERGLVELRGLNFKLKAFADRIDQTIQSDAYEIIDYKTGQPPTPKRVLAGYAPQLPLEGFIIQQGGFPSLKPGRIASLTYIHLKGGLEVAESKRPVKDVEGAILQAEEGLRHLIEIFDQRETPYLASPRADITGYGEYDQLARVKEWQNGLGASLESISREGDENG, from the coding sequence ATGTTTCCGTCGCGGCCTGATATTTATACGATTTCCCCAGACCTCCCTTTCGCTGATACCCTTGCAGAAGGGATGATTGAACGGTTTCAGACAGGGCATGAATTTGCCTTATCTGACTGCCTTATTCTGGTGCCCAATAGACGAGCTGTTCGATCGGTAAGAGAAGCTTTCATAAAAGTGGCGGGCAGAAAGCCTATTTTATTGCCTTCTATCCGAGCCATCGGAGATGTGGACGAGGAAGAGATGGAATTCTTGAGCAGCGACATTGCCTTTGATATCGCTAGCATTCCCCCATCTATTCGAGCCAAGGAACGCCAATCCCTACTGATGGTTCAAGTCGAGCGATGGATGAAGCTGAACCAACGCATCGATCTTGCTCCGGCTCAAAGTTGGCGATTGGCAGGCGAGTTAATGCGGTTTATGGATCAAGTCGAAACAGAAGGCCTATCATACGAGGGATTGGTAGATCTTGTAGCTGAAGACTTTGCAAAGCATTGGCAAATTACTTTAGATTTTTTAAAAATTATTACTAATTTTTGGCCGGCTATTCTTGAAGAAGCAGGGCAGATTAATCCAGCTGCGCGGCGCGATAAACTGATGAAGGCCCTCATCCGTTCATGGGATAAAAAACCCCCGAAAGGGCCTGTTCTAGTGGCAGGCTCCACAGGGACAATTCCGGCAACACGGGCCTTAATTAAAGCTGTACTTAAATTAGAGAAAGGCTGGGTCATCTTGCCTGGTATTGATCAAGACATGAGTAGAGAAGCATGGCAAAGTCTATCAGCTCATCCTTCTCATCCACAGCATGTAATGCATACTCTATTGGACAGCTTACAGCTAGAGAGAGAAGATGTCCTAGAGTGGCAGGGGACTAATGATATCAGTTTGAAATGTCAATTAATGCGTGATGTTATGCTTCCAAGTTCAGCTCTGGGTGAGTGGCAAAATAGCCCCTGGACGAGAGATAAGGCCCAAGCCCAAGCGGCCTCACAAGGCCTGTCGGTTCTTGTCTGTCCCACCCGACGAGAAGAGGCAACGACCATCGCTTTAATCATGCGTGAAACGCTAGAAATTGCAGGCAAGACTGCTGCATTAGTGACCCCGGATCGGTTGTTGGCAACGCATGTTAAATCGATTTTAAAGCGTTGGGATATTAGAGTAGATGATAGTGCGGGTGACCCTGCAACCATCAGTCAAACAGGAGCCTTTCTCCAACTCTTTGCCGATCTATTTGCCGCAGACTTCTCACCGATAACCCTTTTAGCTTTCTTGCAGCACCCCTTTATGAGTATGGAAATGCTCCGGTCAGACTATCGTCAATTTGTACGGCATCTTGATCGATATGTTCTTCGCGGACCACGCCCAACGAGTGGTCTTGTCGGCCTGAAAAAATATGCGGCGCAAAAAACTTCTGATAAACGTCATCCATTCCCTAAAAAAGACTACAGAAGCCTGACTCTCTTCATAGAGCTGGTTGAGCCAATTGCTCTTGCTTTTGATCAAGGGCATCGGTTTGCAGATTGTTTAAAAGAATTTATCCGGGTGGCAGAAAAGTTGGCGACAAGCCCTGATCAAGAAGGGGCTGATCAATTATGGCGCGGCGATGCAGGAGAGGCTTTGGCGATAGCGATTTCTGACATGATCAGTGAGTGCCAGAGTCTGCCTGCTTATCCTGCCTTTGAATTTGCACCGTTGCTGAAAGAAATGATAAAACGAGAAACGATCCGTCCTAAGTTTGGGGCTCATCCTCGACTCTCAATATGGGGAACAATGGAGGCTAGATTACAGCGCACGGACGTGATGGTTTTAGGCAGCGTCAATGAGGGAACCTGGCCGGCAGAAACGCAAGCAGATCCTTGGATGAGTAGAGAAATGCGGCACTTGTTTGGCTTGCCTGCGCTTGACCGAAAGATTGGCCAAAGTGCGCATGACTTCATGCAGGCGATTTGCGCTGACACAGTCTATATCTCGAGAGCAGAAAAAGTTGATGGCAGCCCAACTGTACCAAGTCGATGGCTTTTGAGGCTGGAGGCTCTTCTTGGGTTTTTACCAGAAGCAAAAAAACCTTATCTTTTGTGGGCAGAACAATTGGATCAAGTTGGGACCTATGAACCGGTTCAACCACCAACCCCTAGACCGCCTGTTTCAGCAAGACCGAGAGAGTTGTCTGTGACACAGGTTGAAACGTGGATGCGTGATCCTTATACGCTCTATGCGAGCAAGATTCTGGGCTTGTCGAAATTAGACTCTGTGGATGCTAAGCCCAGTGCAGCAGATAAAGGAACCCTCATTCATGCATGCCTAGAGCGATTCTTAAAAGAGAAGGGTGCTGAAACAGGTCAAGCGGGAGTTGACAGACTTTTATCCATAGGACGAGAGGTCTTTAGTGCTTATCTGTTAATGCCTTCTGTCTATGCTTTTTGGTGGCCGCGATTTGAACAGATCGCGGGCTGGTTTGTCGCATGGCAAGAGGAACGCCGAGGAAAAATAAATCCCGTCGCTATAGAAGAACGGGGCCTTGTTGAGCTGAGAGGGCTGAACTTTAAGCTTAAGGCTTTTGCCGATAGAATCGATCAGACTATTCAGTCGGACGCATATGAAATAATTGACTATAAGACAGGCCAGCCACCAACCCCAAAAAGAGTGTTAGCTGGGTATGCGCCCCAACTGCCTTTAGAGGGCTTTATTATTCAGCAAGGTGGCTTTCCCTCGCTAAAACCCGGGCGTATTGCTTCGTTAACATATATTCATTTAAAGGGAGGGCTAGAAGTCGCTGAAAGCAAAAGACCAGTGAAAGATGTTGAGGGCGCCATCCTGCAGGCTGAGGAAGGACTGCGTCATCTTATTGAAATATTCGATCAAAGGGAAACACCCTATTTGGCTAGCCCGCGGGCTGATATCACAGGATATGGTGAATATGATCAGCTGGCACGAGTGAAAGAATGGCAAAATGGCCTTGGTGCCTCCTTAGAATCTATAAGCCGAGAGGGGGATGAGAATGGTTAA